The following are encoded together in the Lathyrus oleraceus cultivar Zhongwan6 chromosome 3, CAAS_Psat_ZW6_1.0, whole genome shotgun sequence genome:
- the LOC127126725 gene encoding nudix hydrolase 12, mitochondrial, with protein MSCVPARTGRQRQRYEDNLRLVSGCIPYRWRKENGDEMEETEEMIEVLMVSSPKRDDLVFPKGGWEDDETIIEAACREALEEAGVKGILRETPLGMWEFRSKSSQDLCSMEGGCRGYMFALEVTEELDAWPEQKNRARQWLNIKEAFRLCRYDWMCNALEEFTKVMAEDTMLRKQDKNVVDLPSVISTDASECQSVSPNCYKRSSNMQHHGVPSKANLLQRASQEIAIHFGY; from the exons ATGTCGTGTGTGCCAGCAAGAACGGGGAGACAAAGACAGCGTTATGAAGACAACCTTCGACTTGTTTCTGG ATGTATTCCGTATAGATGGAGAAAGGAGAATGGAGATGAGATGGAAGAAACTGAGGAAATGATAGAAGTACTTATGGTTTCTTCGCCAAAACGCGACGACCTTGTATTTCCAAAG GGTGGTTGGGAGGATGATGAGACTATCATAGAAGCTGCTTGTCGTGAAGCTTTAGAAGAAGCAGGAGTTAAAGGAATTTTAAGA GAAACTCCATTAGGAATGTGGGAATTCAGAAGCAAAAGCAGTCAGGACTTGTGTAGCATGGAAGGAGGCTGCAGAGGATACATGTTTGCCTTGGAGGTGACCGAAGAACTAGACGCATGGCCTGAGCAGAAAAACCGTGCTCGCCAATGG TTGAACATAAAAGAGGCATTTAGACTCTGCCGATACGATTGGATGTGTAACGCACTCGAGGAGTTTACAAAAGTTATGGCAGAGGATACGATGCTAAGGAAGCAAGACAAGAATGTCGTCGACCTCCCTTCAGTCATCTCAACAGATGCCTCGGAATGTCAAAGTGTGTCGCCCAACTGCTACAAAAGATCATCGAATATGCAGCACCACGGTGTGCCTTCTAAGGCGAATCTACTGCAACGCGCTTCTCAAGAGATAGCCATCCATTTTGGCTATTGA